From the Anopheles coustani chromosome X, idAnoCousDA_361_x.2, whole genome shotgun sequence genome, one window contains:
- the LOC131268922 gene encoding uncharacterized protein LOC131268922 produces the protein MGNSGSMNGLASYEEGGYHHQQGYHHHHQRYHDAMRGEAGASGAMSSSWMDSYQRGEHGRRGGGGGGGPRDYEQQQQIKVLPDIPGKVAKLRSTNNGNILHAGGTISKNNQALQRSKSISSPTYQQHQHAQQQPASFSECDEDLQLQQGAASSQAPRLLMTRSRTQLNMVVGANRAGPKEPEPTHRRGGRPLPAGQERYGEPSARTSADAAALNHRKRFGSEPDLRLSLQGPRNGAPTGDQQPQTNGGAARKPNTAQSKIMKGKNKKKAAPVPPLIEKRESGKESERQRIIAYSPLRKPTGDGNVSSTLPSYGEISFNATATRKLRLFKTRAETKKTPAIAKLPEASDVKFSGHAAGGGPGASLMKQGLPGGSFHAPSASSASSQLISLTHHQLARQQQPEPDKGNVHRPANPMSFFRREKTFDAGLLGLERKPQPKAKPTMSPPLSRRKSIVKSLLEQEEGGGGSARAEKPRAKVSPAPGAPITDFQKELQLMARRKQSPELNRKTAATVTAVAASNGRQAPKGSPFRVHVASGSPKALAKATKLPTASAKTLVIPVASEKEPNPGESPSPPPLPPPMDSSPPATPPPPPPPPKTSFYFGMSGNASRAEDHGHAQDRSLSTSTNDLRLAEYFAERKAQQAQPKGSEDDPEERVERSRTPDEIGHTQMELIDQFAASLLNGSRFRSSDSVASSEADVRVSTTGSSWDDGQQQEIALKLRPTLPRKQFDIPRFSPAAAWRLLTTEDEFCRDAGDAPLPDEEDKKLTASFLRAPTFEQEFDVPEDRIQRVYREPVPGLQDNKSGDSGISGDAGLPELGEPPLTLAKERAGDSTPDSSTGKHPLKPSVCAGGDDGPGGGESGGGGGWSSNALLLMPWTPQQDLEDDDDSTTGSENDAPQRGNLAESGGGGGRDGLLGDGRDFSSKGHLFSLSLPRENHLSIYNVEVNDEKVEKHVFNSLQKFRKSVSGAFKSEESGAIDSNDNWFLGRLDPATGGVGGRGVGSGGGVGSGSEKRPKLLTQTPSSYPSLDRTGCEKDAAGLDGGGSGGPGVTSLTQSIHSSIGYLVSGKHMMYLPREPTKAVPPHQDRQTAGGKQDQNNNNRAYRNQNGHGQPQSQPTPWPATASAHRESPKERKVPDKENLQDPVPVGPTLSGAALSAGEMEQLPVKLSNRRNHRFTFQSTIRQIEKRRVAEKLSREAEIKEAMRLSELEAMRRVEEEFQKKRAREKASIRHQLRLFSMENHPDQGQHPDGHDIGQHDMTGDGKRSDPDGDSLPHQNSGGGVNGGRGLYRRKDGFTSMERQRQYRRANGTLLEDGGGKHGPSYNDFQQRPHNGNHSDDDEGGHRYALEDEELAGDEGLDGGNGVGHDDDDDDGDNSSLGYVDTRTPYISRIIQAKSSKSYGARK, from the exons ATGGGAAATTCGGGCAGCATGAATGGGTTGGCGAGCTACGAGGAGGGTGGGTACCATCACCAGCAGGgctaccatcaccaccaccagcggtACCATGACGCGATGCGGGGGGAGGCGGGTGCGAGCGGCGCCATGTCGTCCTCCTGGATGGACTCGTACCAGCGCGGTGAGCACGGGCGAcggggtggaggaggaggaggaggacccCGTGACTACG agcagcagcagcagatcaAGGTTCTGCCGGACATTCCGGGCAAGGTGGCCAAGCTCCGGTCGACCAACAACGGTAACATCCTGCACGCCGGTGGCACCATCAGCAAGAACAACCAGGCGCTGCAGCGCTCGAAGAGCATCTCGTCGCCGACGtaccagcagcatcagcacgcCCAGCAGCAGCCGGCCAGCTTCAGCGAGTGCGACGAGGACCTGCAGCTGCAGCAGGGTGCGGCCAGCTCCCAGGCACCGCGCCTGCTGATGACGCGCTCCCGCACGCAGCTCAACATGGTGGTCGGAGCGAACCGGGCGGGACCGAAAGAGCCGGAACCAACACACCGACGCGGGGGAAGGCCGCTGCCGGCCGGCCAGGAGCGGTACGGGGAGCCGAGCGCGCGCACTTCCGCCGACGCCGCTGCGCTCAACCACCGCAAACGCTTCGGCTCCGAGCCCGACCTCCGGTTGTCACTGCAAGGGCCTCGCAATGGCGCGCCAACCGGCGACCAGCAGCCACAGACCAATGGTGGAGCCGCACGGAAACCCAACACGGCGCAGTCGAAAATCATGAAGGGCAAAAACAAGAAGAAGGCGGCCCCGGTACCTCCGCTGATCGAAAAG CGCGAGTCCGGCAAGGAGAGCGAACGTCAGCGCATAATCGCGTACTCGCCGCTGCGCAAACCGACTGGCGATGGGAACGTCTCCTCCACCCTGCCGTCGTACGGCGAGATCAGCTTCAATGCGACGGCCACGAGAAAGCTGCGGCTGTTTAAGACGCGCGCCGAGACGAAGAAGACGCCCGCCATTGCGAAGCTGCCGGAAGCGTCCGACGTGAAGTTTTCCGGACACGCAGCGGGCGGTGGGCCGGGCGCGAGCCTGATGAAGCAAGGGCTGCCGGGTGGGAGCTTCCACGCACCGTCGGCGTCATCGGCGTCGTCGCAGCTCATCAGCCTGACGCACCACCAGCTGGCGCGCCAGCAGCAGCCCGAACCGGACAAAGGCAACGTCCACCGGCCGGCCAACCCGATGTCGTTCTTCCGGCGCGAGAAAACGTTCGACGCCGGGCTGCTCGGGCTGGAGCGGAAGCCGCAGCCGAAGGCCAAACCGACCATGTCGCCCCCGCTGTCGCGCCGCAAATCGATCGTGAAGAGTCTGCTCGAGCAGGaggagggaggaggggggagtgCGCGGGCGGAGAAACCGCGGGCGAAGGTCAGTCCGGCGCCGGGCGCACCCATCACCGATTTCCAGAAGGAGCTGCAACTGATGGCAAGGCGAAAGCAGTCACCGGAGCTCAACCGGAAGACGGCGGCGACGGTGACGGCGGTGGCTGCAAGCAATGGCAGACAAGCGCCGAAAGGTTCCCCCTTCCGGGTGCACGTCGCCAGTGGCAGTCCCAAGGCGCTGGCCAAGGCGACGAAATTGCCAACCGCGTCGGCCAAGACGCTGGTTATTCCGGTGGCGTCGGAAAAGGAACCGAACCCGGGCGAGTCGCCGTCGCCGCCACCGCTGCCGCCACCGATGGATTCGTCTCCTCCGGccacgccgccgccgccaccgcccccGCCGAAAACGAGCTTCTACTTCGGCATGAGCGGCAACGCGTCCCGGGCCGAGGACCACGGACACGCGCAGGACCGCAGCCTGTCCACGTCGACGAACGACCTGCGGCTGGCGGAGTACTTCGCCGAGCGGAAGGCGCAGCAAGCGCAGCCGAAGGGCAGCGAGGACGACCCCGAGGAGCGGGTGGAACGTTCGCGAACGCCGGACGAGATCGGCCACACGCAGATGGAGCTGATCGATCAGTTTGCCGCGAGCCTGCTCAACGGCAGCCGCTTCCGGTCGTCCGATTCGGTCGCGTCGTCCGAGGCGGATGTGCGCGTCAGTACCACCGGCAGCTCGTGGGACGACGGCCAGCAGCAGGAGATAGCGCTCAAGCTGCGCCCAACGCTGCCCCGCAAGCAGTTCGACATTCCGCGCTTCAGCCCGGCCGCCGCCTGGCGCCTGCTCACGACCGAGGACGAGTTCTGTCGGGACGCGGGCGACGCGCCGCTGCCGGACGAAGAGGACAAGAAGCTGACCGCGTCCTTCCTGCGCGCCCCCACCTTCGAGCAGGAGTTCGACGTGCCGGAGGATCGCATCCAGCGCGTGTACCGCGAACCGGTGCCGGGCCTGCAGGACAACAAGAGCGGCGACAGTGGCATCTCGGGCGATGCCGGCCTGCCCGAGCTCGGCGAGCCGCCACTAACACTTGCCAAGGAGCGGGCGGGCGACTCGACCCCGGACTCTAGCACCGGGAAGCATCCGCTCAAACCGAGTGTGTGCGCTGGCGGCGATGATGGCCCGGGCGGGGGGGAAAGTGGCGGTGGAGGGGGCTGGTCGTCGAACGCACTGCTGCTGATGCCGTGGACACCGCAGCAGGACctcgaggacgacgacgattcGACCACCGGCAGTGAAAACGACGCACCGCAGCGGGGCAACCTCGCCGAGAGCGGGGGCGGCGGGGGCCGCGACGGGCTACTCGGAGACGGGCGAGATTTCTCCAGCAAAGGGCACCTGTTCAGCCTGTCCCTGCCGAGGGAGAACCACCTGTCCATCTACAACGTCGAGGTCAACGATGAGAAG GTCGAGAAGCATGTGTTCAACAGTCTGCAGAAGTTCCGCAAGTCCGTGTCGGGAGCGTTCAAGAGCGAGGAGAGTGGCGCGATCGACAGCAACGACAACTGGTTCCTGGGCCGGCTAGACCCGGCCaccggtggtgttggtgggcgGGGAgtcggtagtggtggtggtgttggtagcGGGTCGGAGAAGCGTCCAAAGCTGCTGACCCAGACGCCGTCGTCGTACCCCAGTCTCGACCGGACCGGCTGCGAGAAGGATGCTGCCGGGCTGGACGGCGGTGGCAGCGGGGGACCCGGGGTGACCTCGCTCACGCAGAGCATACACAGCTCGATCGGGTACCTCGTCAGCGGCAAGCACATGATGTATTTGCCGCGCGAGCCGACGAAAGCAGTCCCGCCCCACCAGGACCGCCAGACGGCTGGAGGCAAGCAGGatcagaacaacaacaaccgggCGTACCGCAACCAGAATGGCCACGGTCAGCCTCAATCGCAGCCGACCCCATGGCCTGCGACAGCTTCCGCACACCGGGAATCGCCCAAGGAGCGAAAGGTGCCG GACAAGGAAAACCTGCAGGACCCGGTGCCGGTCGGACCGACATTGAGCGGCGCGGCGCTGTCGGCCGGCGAGATGGAGCAGCTCCCGGTGAAGCTGTCCAACCGGCGCAACCACCGGTTCACCTTCCAGAGCACGATCCGGCAGATCGAGAAGCGGCGCGTGGCGGAGAAGCTGTCGCGCGAGGCCGAGATCAAGGAGGCGATGCGGCTGAGCGAGCTGGAGGCGATGCGGCGCGTCGAGGAGGAGTTCCAGAAGAAGCGGGCGCGCGAGAAAGCCTCCATTCGCCACCAGCTGCGACTGTTCTCGATGGAAAACCACCCGGACCAGGGCCAGCACCCGGACGGCCACGACATCGGCCAGCACGATATGACG gGCGATGGCAAACGATCCGATCCGGACGGGGACAGCTTGCCACATCAAAACAGCGGCGGTGGCGTCAACGGTGGCAGGGGGCTGTACCGGCGCAAGGACGGGTTCACAAGCATGGAGCGGCAGCGGCAGTACCGACGCGCCAACGGCACACTACTGGAGGACGGCGGTGGAAAGCACGGTCCCAGCTACAACGATTTCCAGCAACGGCCGCACAACGGCAACcacagcgacgacgacgaggggGGCCACCGGTACGCGCTGGAGGACGAGGAGCTCGCCGGGGACGAGGGTTTAGATGGTGGTAACGGCGTCggacacgacgacgacgacgacgacggggaCAACAGCAGCCTCGGGTACGTCGACACCCGGACGCCGTACATCTCGCGGATCATTCAGGCGAAGAGCAGCAAATCGTACGGCGCGAGGAAGTGA